A DNA window from Ignavibacteriales bacterium contains the following coding sequences:
- the atpD gene encoding F0F1 ATP synthase subunit beta, protein MNEGKIIQVIGPVVDIDFSGGKLPAILHAVKIPRKNIEGMDDELICEVQQHLGEERVRTVAMDSTDGLVRGMIAHDLGTPIEVPVGAPTLGRLINVIGKGIDGLPPISEDKKYPIHRPAPSFESLSTRKEMFETGIKVIDLLEPYSKGGKTGLFGGAGVGKTVVIMELIHNIALHHGGYSVFGGVGERTREGNDLWREMKDSGVIDKTALVFGQMNEPPGARQRVALTALTMAEYFRDEEGKDVLLFIDNIFRFVQAGSEVSALLGRMPSAVGYQPTLGTEMGELQERITSTKKGSITSVQAIYVPADDLTDPAPATTFSHLDATTVLSRQISELGIYPAVDPLDSTSRILDPLIVGEEHYYVAKRVKEILQTYKDLQDIINILGMDELSDDDKLTVARARKIQKFLSQPFFVAEEFTGMPGRYVKLSDTIRSFKGIINGEYDHIPEGMFYMAGAIEDVVEKFKKENA, encoded by the coding sequence ATGAACGAAGGTAAGATTATACAAGTTATAGGTCCAGTAGTGGATATAGATTTTTCCGGTGGGAAATTACCGGCAATTTTACACGCCGTAAAAATTCCACGAAAAAATATCGAAGGTATGGATGACGAATTGATATGCGAAGTCCAGCAACATCTTGGCGAAGAACGCGTTCGGACTGTTGCAATGGATTCAACTGATGGTTTGGTGAGGGGGATGATCGCTCACGATCTCGGTACACCGATTGAAGTCCCGGTTGGAGCGCCGACTTTAGGCCGGCTGATAAATGTTATTGGAAAAGGAATAGATGGATTACCTCCAATCAGCGAAGATAAAAAATATCCCATTCACCGTCCGGCACCTTCATTCGAAAGCTTGAGCACACGTAAAGAGATGTTCGAAACCGGAATAAAAGTCATAGATTTGCTTGAACCATATTCCAAGGGTGGCAAGACAGGATTATTCGGCGGCGCAGGTGTTGGTAAAACAGTCGTTATAATGGAGTTGATACATAATATAGCACTGCATCACGGCGGATATTCTGTGTTCGGCGGAGTTGGTGAACGAACACGCGAGGGAAACGATTTGTGGCGCGAGATGAAAGACTCAGGTGTGATAGATAAAACAGCGCTTGTATTCGGTCAGATGAATGAACCTCCCGGTGCCAGACAACGGGTAGCATTAACAGCCCTCACGATGGCAGAATATTTCCGAGATGAAGAAGGTAAAGATGTGTTGTTGTTCATCGATAATATTTTCCGTTTTGTGCAGGCAGGATCAGAAGTGTCGGCATTGTTAGGCAGAATGCCGTCAGCTGTAGGTTATCAACCAACGCTAGGAACCGAGATGGGTGAATTGCAAGAACGTATCACTTCCACTAAGAAGGGTTCAATAACATCAGTTCAGGCAATTTATGTTCCGGCCGACGATTTAACTGATCCTGCACCGGCAACCACTTTCAGTCATTTAGACGCGACAACAGTTCTTAGCCGGCAGATTTCGGAACTTGGAATTTATCCCGCGGTTGACCCCCTCGATTCAACATCCCGCATACTTGATCCGCTTATTGTTGGTGAAGAGCATTACTATGTTGCGAAGCGTGTAAAGGAAATATTGCAAACTTATAAAGATCTGCAGGATATCATCAATATTCTTGGTATGGATGAACTATCGGATGACGATAAACTTACTGTAGCACGCGCGAGAAAGATTCAAAAATTCCTTTCGCAACCTTTCTTCGTTGCAGAGGAATTTACCGGTATGCCGGGCAGATATGTAAAACTATCAGACACAATCAGATCGTTTAAAGGGATTATTAACGGCGAGTATGATCACATACCCGAAGGAATGTTTTACATGGCAGGCGCGATAGAAGACGTAGTAGAAAAATTTAAGAAAGAAAACGCTTAA
- the atpC gene encoding ATP synthase F1 subunit epsilon: MSEKTFKLDIVTPARTVFSGEVVSFSAPGVAGGFQILYNHAPMLAEIGVGEIKFKNSNDQEYFYATSGGYVDVANNRVTMLAETVERADEIDTKRAETAFDKSHIQISDIKSEEKRLEIKQAIERAQNRIRIAKKRK, translated from the coding sequence ATGTCAGAAAAGACCTTTAAGCTCGATATAGTTACTCCGGCGCGGACTGTTTTCAGCGGTGAAGTCGTTAGCTTCAGTGCCCCTGGTGTTGCCGGTGGCTTCCAAATATTATATAACCATGCTCCAATGTTAGCTGAAATCGGAGTTGGTGAAATAAAATTTAAAAATTCCAACGATCAAGAATATTTTTACGCAACAAGTGGTGGTTATGTCGATGTGGCGAATAATCGCGTTACTATGTTGGCTGAAACCGTTGAGCGTGCCGATGAAATCGATACCAAAAGGGCGGAAACTGCTTTCGATAAATCGCACATTCAAATAAGCGATATCAAATCGGAAGAGAAGCGTCTTGAAATCAAACAGGCGATTGAACGAGCTCAAAATCGGATTCGCATTGCTAAAAAAAGAAAATAA
- the alr gene encoding alanine racemase: protein MRITHAEIDVRKLKRNYQNTIGVLPSNVKVMGIVKANAYGHGVLEISRLLTDFGIDYLGVGFLEEGIYLRENGLTVPILVLGGVLDNQIRSFLDNNLDITVSSLEIAERIEHEVIKDKNFKARIHLKIDTGMERIGVHLENALPFIERVCRMKHLDIVGIYSHFASADERDKAYTHYQLDRFQSLLKKINAMGIDIPLKHIANSGAIIDMPETYLTMVRPGIMLYGIYPSLETTERIPIEPVLSLKSKVVFIKEVPANTSISYGRKYFTSKRTKIATIPVGYGDGYSRRLTNNSEVLIAGKRYPVVGVICMDQMMVDIGYDANIHVGEDVLLIGDSAGERISAWELAERVGTNPYELLTGIATRVPRVFINENGGD, encoded by the coding sequence ATGCGAATAACGCACGCCGAAATAGACGTACGAAAACTTAAGCGCAACTACCAAAATACAATAGGTGTGCTGCCGTCTAATGTTAAAGTAATGGGAATAGTCAAAGCGAACGCATATGGGCATGGTGTTCTTGAAATCTCGAGATTATTGACTGATTTCGGAATCGACTATCTCGGTGTTGGTTTTTTAGAAGAAGGAATATACTTGCGAGAAAATGGATTGACGGTGCCTATTCTAGTTTTAGGTGGTGTACTTGATAATCAAATTCGCTCTTTCCTCGATAACAATCTCGATATTACAGTTTCATCGTTGGAAATTGCTGAACGGATCGAACACGAAGTTATTAAGGATAAAAATTTCAAAGCGCGGATTCATTTGAAAATTGATACAGGCATGGAACGGATCGGCGTTCATTTGGAAAATGCACTTCCATTCATTGAACGAGTTTGCCGCATGAAGCATCTGGATATTGTGGGAATCTACAGTCATTTTGCCTCAGCCGATGAGCGCGATAAAGCATACACACATTATCAGTTAGATCGTTTCCAATCGCTTTTGAAAAAAATCAATGCGATGGGGATCGATATTCCATTAAAACATATCGCAAATAGTGGAGCGATAATAGATATGCCCGAAACTTATTTAACTATGGTCAGGCCCGGAATTATGTTGTATGGAATATATCCGTCGCTTGAAACGACTGAACGAATTCCAATAGAACCCGTTCTCTCGCTAAAGTCGAAAGTTGTCTTCATCAAAGAAGTTCCTGCAAACACAAGTATCAGTTACGGCAGAAAATATTTCACATCGAAGCGTACTAAAATCGCTACGATTCCGGTTGGTTATGGAGATGGATATAGCCGCCGACTTACAAACAACAGTGAGGTGCTGATTGCAGGTAAACGATATCCGGTGGTGGGCGTGATTTGCATGGATCAAATGATGGTCGATATCGGATATGACGCGAACATCCATGTGGGTGAGGATGTATTACTTATCGGAGATTCTGCCGGCGAGAGAATATCCGCATGGGAATTAGCGGAACGTGTTGGAACAAATCCGTACGAATTATTAACTGGCATCGCGACCCGCGTGCCTCGAGTATTTATTAATGAAAATGGAGGGGATTAA
- a CDS encoding mannose-1-phosphate guanylyltransferase codes for MEGIKMPNVYAVIMAGGVGTRFWPRSREKSPKQLLEIVGKGTMIQNTVNRISDMIEPKNIMVVTNKIQKPMIAKQLPNVPEENIITEPIGRNTAPCIGLAALFVRRIDPEAVMVVLPADHIMHDEEEFRRLLRLATWVAYESGKLVTVGIQPTRPETGYGYIQVVDEDDGKNPYFQKGVLKVKTFAEKPNIETAKVFLESGDFLWNSGMFIWRVDAIMREIQTHLPEMHEELLKIDEAIGAEDYDNVVDTTYKIIRGISIDYGVMEKAKDVYVLRGNFGWSDVGSWDEVYRIAGKDESGNSVTGQAFLHNTKNTMVYSGTKIVATVGVEDLIIISTDDAVLVCKQGQSQDVKEAVDYLRRKQKVDYL; via the coding sequence ATGGAGGGGATTAAAATGCCCAATGTTTATGCAGTAATAATGGCTGGTGGAGTCGGAACACGTTTCTGGCCCCGAAGCAGAGAAAAATCACCAAAACAACTTCTTGAAATTGTTGGCAAAGGTACGATGATTCAAAATACGGTGAACCGTATAAGTGATATGATCGAACCGAAGAACATCATGGTTGTTACAAATAAAATTCAAAAGCCGATGATCGCTAAACAACTGCCGAATGTCCCGGAAGAAAATATTATAACCGAACCAATCGGCAGGAATACGGCACCATGTATAGGTCTTGCTGCGCTGTTTGTCAGGCGAATAGATCCGGAAGCAGTTATGGTTGTTCTGCCGGCAGATCATATTATGCACGATGAGGAAGAATTCAGACGTTTATTAAGATTAGCCACCTGGGTTGCATACGAATCGGGAAAGCTCGTCACTGTTGGAATTCAACCAACGCGTCCCGAGACCGGATATGGTTATATTCAGGTAGTCGATGAAGATGACGGGAAAAATCCTTATTTTCAGAAAGGCGTTTTGAAGGTTAAAACATTCGCCGAAAAACCTAACATCGAGACTGCGAAAGTATTTTTAGAAAGCGGTGATTTTTTATGGAATAGCGGTATGTTTATTTGGCGAGTGGATGCGATTATGCGAGAGATTCAAACCCATCTACCGGAGATGCATGAAGAATTATTGAAAATAGACGAAGCCATTGGCGCTGAGGATTATGATAACGTTGTAGATACAACTTATAAAATTATTCGTGGTATTTCCATCGACTACGGTGTGATGGAAAAGGCGAAAGATGTTTATGTTTTGCGCGGAAACTTCGGATGGAGCGATGTTGGTTCCTGGGATGAGGTGTACAGAATTGCAGGTAAGGACGAAAGCGGAAACTCTGTCACCGGACAAGCTTTTTTACATAATACGAAAAACACAATGGTCTATTCCGGCACAAAAATCGTCGCTACTGTAGGTGTGGAGGATTTGATAATAATTTCAACTGACGATGCTGTGCTTGTTTGCAAGCAAGGTCAATCGCAGGATGTTAAAGAAGCGGTCGATTATTTGCGTCGTAAACAAAAAGTTGACTATCTTTAA
- a CDS encoding septal ring lytic transglycosylase RlpA family protein, producing the protein MQLILSFVVCVLLAGCVASPRFTSEKFDKSEQLSGEFVSEGVASYYADEYHGRKTSNGETYDMNDLTAAHQQLPFNTKVKVTNLDNGKSVLVRINDRGPFKSNRIIDLSYAAAKEINMIGPGTARVRLEIIELGK; encoded by the coding sequence ATGCAGCTAATATTATCATTTGTTGTCTGTGTATTACTTGCCGGTTGTGTTGCATCGCCGCGGTTTACATCTGAAAAATTTGACAAAAGCGAACAGTTATCCGGTGAATTTGTGAGTGAGGGTGTTGCATCATATTATGCCGATGAATATCATGGCAGAAAAACCTCGAACGGTGAGACTTATGATATGAATGATTTAACAGCCGCGCATCAGCAACTGCCGTTCAACACCAAAGTGAAAGTAACGAATCTGGATAATGGTAAATCTGTCTTGGTAAGGATAAATGATCGTGGCCCGTTCAAGAGTAACCGGATTATCGATCTTTCGTATGCCGCGGCAAAAGAAATAAATATGATAGGTCCCGGAACTGCACGTGTCCGACTCGAGATAATTGAACTGGGCAAGTAA
- the rpiB gene encoding ribose 5-phosphate isomerase B has product MAKKLLTEQSVIEASKRHDKKIIVEDDTLITDAARDRAAQLGIVIEQKKHSVVINTASVPPLASQPGAKETIAIASDHGGYGLKEQLRAYLSSLGYNVVDLGTNNEEPCDYPDFAFSIGSMVSKRTASRGIMIDSLGIASAMVANKITGVRAACCFDEFSARSSREHNNANVLTLGGKTIGVELAKSITKVWLETSYAGGRHQKRLDKLAEIEKRFLKT; this is encoded by the coding sequence ATGGCAAAAAAGTTATTAACAGAGCAATCTGTTATTGAAGCATCAAAAAGGCATGATAAGAAGATCATCGTCGAAGACGATACACTTATTACCGATGCCGCCCGAGATCGAGCCGCTCAATTGGGTATTGTCATCGAACAAAAAAAGCATTCTGTTGTAATCAATACGGCATCGGTGCCGCCACTTGCCTCACAACCGGGGGCAAAAGAAACAATAGCAATAGCAAGCGATCATGGCGGATATGGACTGAAAGAGCAGCTGCGGGCTTATCTTTCATCACTCGGTTATAATGTTGTTGATCTGGGTACAAATAACGAAGAGCCTTGCGATTATCCTGATTTTGCTTTTTCGATCGGATCGATGGTGAGCAAGCGCACCGCATCACGCGGTATAATGATAGACAGCTTGGGAATTGCATCGGCGATGGTAGCAAATAAAATCACCGGAGTCAGAGCTGCATGTTGCTTCGATGAATTTTCTGCACGCAGCAGCAGGGAACATAATAACGCAAATGTTCTCACGCTCGGTGGAAAGACTATCGGAGTTGAATTGGCTAAATCAATTACCAAGGTTTGGCTTGAGACGTCGTACGCAGGAGGCAGGCACCAAAAACGCCTCGATAAACTTGCCGAAATTGAGAAACGATTTTTAAAAACTTAA
- a CDS encoding transglycosylase SLT domain-containing protein — translation MKVALIKVVGWMMLVAMVVLITAESYIANRSPRDNNQSILNDDLSGDGTYLKYSQFGRELSSDEISRIKRFSKYYGIDYRIILSIIKQESQFDSTAVSERGATGLMQMMPMTHAEMNEALDLDSLNVTSDNIQTGIYYFSKLYNLFSYIKGEDRLCFSLAAYNAGPSRIYDAQEIAAYMGENPNKWSVIENVLPLLSKRYYSLHQEVWGEPKPRNGYFGSWRQTVKYVQNITITYKNLSQQEQGKNN, via the coding sequence ATGAAAGTCGCCTTGATAAAAGTTGTCGGCTGGATGATGCTTGTTGCAATGGTTGTGCTTATTACAGCCGAAAGTTATATCGCGAATCGTAGCCCGAGGGATAATAATCAATCAATTCTGAATGATGATCTTTCCGGAGATGGAACCTATCTGAAATATTCTCAGTTTGGAAGGGAATTATCATCCGATGAAATATCCCGCATAAAGCGCTTTTCAAAATATTATGGAATTGATTATCGGATCATTTTATCGATCATCAAACAAGAATCTCAATTTGATTCAACTGCCGTAAGTGAGCGTGGAGCAACAGGACTAATGCAGATGATGCCAATGACACATGCAGAAATGAACGAAGCTCTCGACCTTGATAGTTTGAATGTTACTTCCGATAATATTCAAACTGGAATATATTATTTTTCAAAATTGTATAACTTATTTTCATACATAAAAGGAGAAGACCGGCTTTGTTTTTCATTAGCCGCATACAATGCAGGTCCTTCCCGCATTTATGATGCTCAGGAAATTGCCGCTTATATGGGCGAAAATCCGAACAAGTGGTCGGTTATCGAAAACGTTTTACCGCTTTTATCAAAAAGGTATTATTCTCTTCATCAAGAAGTGTGGGGTGAGCCAAAACCGCGAAACGGATATTTCGGCAGCTGGAGGCAAACAGTGAAATATGTTCAAAATATAACAATTACATACAAAAATCTTAGCCAGCAAGAGCAGGGAAAAAATAATTAA
- a CDS encoding arginine decarboxylase, pyruvoyl-dependent: MYVPTKIFFTKGVGRHKDYLQSFELALRDAKIEKCNLVTVSSIFPPGCKRIPTDEGLKLLQAGQITFAVMARNATNEPNRLIASSIGVATPADNTQYGYLSEHHPFGETDEKAGEYAEDLAATMLATTLGVEFDPNIAWDERELQYKMSGKIVKTFNITQSAEGDKNGLWTTVVASAILLP; this comes from the coding sequence GTGTACGTACCAACCAAAATCTTTTTCACCAAAGGTGTAGGCAGGCATAAAGATTATCTCCAATCGTTCGAGTTAGCCCTCCGCGATGCAAAGATAGAAAAATGTAATCTTGTAACTGTATCCAGTATATTCCCTCCCGGTTGTAAACGAATCCCAACTGACGAAGGATTAAAACTCCTCCAAGCAGGTCAAATTACTTTTGCCGTGATGGCACGAAATGCTACGAATGAACCTAATCGGCTTATAGCATCTTCTATCGGTGTAGCGACGCCGGCTGATAACACGCAGTACGGATATTTATCCGAGCATCATCCATTCGGTGAAACGGATGAGAAAGCCGGTGAATACGCTGAAGATCTCGCCGCAACAATGCTCGCAACAACACTCGGTGTTGAGTTCGACCCGAACATAGCTTGGGATGAACGAGAACTTCAATATAAAATGAGCGGGAAGATTGTTAAAACATTTAATATAACTCAATCGGCAGAAGGCGATAAGAACGGTTTATGGACAACCGTTGTCGCAAGTGCAATTCTACTCCCATAA
- the smpB gene encoding SsrA-binding protein SmpB has product MTTESPAEEKTVVSNRKALHDYFIIDRFETGIILKGTEVKSLRQGLANLQDGYALIKNGEIWLLGMHISPFEKGNINNHDPKRDRKLLMHKREIRRLIGKVSEKGLTLVPLRIYFTKNIVKIELGLAQGKKSYDKREAIKERDTKRQLQREYAK; this is encoded by the coding sequence ATGACCACAGAAAGTCCTGCGGAAGAAAAAACCGTCGTATCTAACCGAAAAGCCCTTCATGATTATTTCATCATAGATCGGTTTGAAACAGGTATTATCCTTAAAGGAACAGAAGTAAAATCTCTCAGACAAGGCCTGGCAAACTTGCAAGACGGATATGCGCTTATAAAAAATGGTGAAATCTGGCTGCTCGGCATGCATATTAGTCCGTTCGAAAAAGGTAACATCAACAATCACGACCCAAAGCGCGATCGCAAACTCCTGATGCACAAACGCGAAATCCGCCGGCTCATCGGTAAAGTTTCCGAAAAGGGTTTGACGCTTGTTCCTTTACGTATCTATTTTACAAAGAATATTGTAAAGATTGAACTTGGGCTTGCCCAAGGAAAAAAGAGTTACGATAAACGTGAGGCGATAAAAGAGCGCGATACCAAACGGCAGCTTCAGCGGGAATACGCAAAATAA
- the lpdA gene encoding dihydrolipoyl dehydrogenase, translated as MQERQFDVVIIGSGPGGYVAAIRSSQLGLKTAVVERDKIGGVCLNWGCIPTKALLKSAEVYHHLQRADEFGIAAKDISFDFPKIIKRSRDVALRNSKGVEYLFKKNKIDLISGSGKIVGKGKIEISKDGKLIETVSTKNILIATGARPRSFPNIKIDGKQVISSTEAMMLQQPPKSMIIIGAGAIGVEFGYFYNAFGTKVTIVEMMPNILPIEDKEISKLLESNLKKSGIEILTESKVENVTIGKEAKVVLTSKDAKKELTAEIVLVAIGVQGNIENIGLESAGVKIEKGWIQVDDFGETNVDGIFAIGDVAGPPWLAHVASKEGIICIEKIAGKNPQPIDWDNIPGCTYCQPQVASIGLTEEKAVELRYKLKIGRFPFTASGKARAIGETDGLVKLIFDDKYGELLGAHILGSDATEMIAELGLAKALEATPSGIANTIHAHPTLSEAIMEAAENAEGHAIHI; from the coding sequence ATGCAAGAACGACAATTTGACGTAGTTATAATCGGTAGTGGACCGGGTGGATATGTCGCCGCAATCCGTTCCTCTCAATTAGGTTTAAAAACGGCGGTGGTTGAACGTGATAAAATCGGTGGTGTGTGCTTGAACTGGGGTTGTATACCTACCAAGGCGCTTCTGAAAAGCGCAGAGGTTTATCATCATCTTCAACGAGCAGATGAGTTCGGTATTGCCGCTAAAGATATTTCGTTTGATTTTCCAAAAATAATAAAACGTAGCAGAGATGTTGCGCTCAGAAATTCCAAAGGTGTGGAATATCTTTTCAAGAAGAATAAAATTGATCTTATCTCAGGATCTGGTAAAATAGTTGGAAAAGGTAAGATTGAAATCAGCAAAGATGGAAAACTTATCGAAACTGTTTCTACAAAAAATATACTTATTGCAACCGGCGCCCGTCCCAGATCTTTTCCGAATATTAAAATAGATGGTAAACAGGTAATCTCCAGTACTGAAGCGATGATGCTTCAACAACCGCCGAAGTCGATGATCATTATCGGGGCAGGAGCTATTGGTGTGGAGTTTGGATATTTTTATAATGCATTTGGCACGAAGGTAACTATAGTTGAAATGATGCCGAATATTTTGCCAATTGAAGATAAGGAAATTTCGAAATTACTCGAAAGTAATTTGAAAAAATCGGGAATCGAGATTTTGACTGAGAGTAAAGTGGAAAATGTAACAATAGGCAAAGAGGCAAAGGTAGTATTGACATCGAAGGACGCAAAGAAAGAATTGACCGCCGAAATCGTTCTTGTTGCTATCGGAGTGCAAGGCAACATCGAAAACATCGGACTTGAATCTGCAGGGGTCAAAATTGAAAAAGGTTGGATACAGGTTGATGATTTTGGTGAGACAAATGTTGATGGCATTTTTGCAATTGGTGATGTGGCAGGTCCGCCATGGTTGGCGCATGTTGCATCTAAAGAGGGAATTATTTGTATTGAAAAAATCGCAGGTAAAAATCCACAGCCAATAGATTGGGATAATATACCCGGATGCACTTATTGTCAGCCGCAGGTTGCAAGTATTGGTCTAACAGAAGAGAAAGCCGTTGAGCTGAGGTATAAACTGAAGATTGGAAGATTCCCATTTACGGCAAGCGGAAAAGCGCGCGCGATTGGCGAGACAGATGGTCTTGTTAAATTGATCTTCGACGATAAGTATGGCGAATTGCTAGGCGCGCATATCCTCGGCTCTGATGCGACAGAGATGATAGCTGAACTGGGGCTCGCAAAAGCTTTAGAAGCAACACCGTCAGGGATTGCGAATACGATTCATGCTCATCCGACTCTATCTGAAGCGATCATGGAAGCAGCTGAAAATGCGGAAGGTCATGCGATTCATATTTAA
- the lipB gene encoding lipoyl(octanoyl) transferase LipB, whose amino-acid sequence MNELQIINLGLTVYQPTWELQQKIFNLRVGQKIPDVLLLTEHKHVYTLGKSSDEAHLLADEKELRSRGVDIYHIDRGGDITYHGPGQLVGYPIIDLNNFYLDTHRYLHDLEEVIIRTLKDFDIHGHREENYTGVWVGTDKIAAIGVKVSRWVTMHGFALNVNTNLSYFDRIIPCGIFHKGVTSMQKIIGNGVSFDDVIKSVSSRFSEVFGTHTVTLKKDDFLANINQITSETIECLQ is encoded by the coding sequence ATGAATGAACTTCAAATTATAAATCTCGGATTGACCGTTTATCAGCCGACGTGGGAATTGCAACAAAAAATCTTCAATCTTCGGGTTGGTCAAAAGATCCCAGATGTCCTATTACTAACTGAGCATAAGCATGTTTACACGCTCGGTAAGAGTAGCGATGAGGCGCATTTGCTCGCTGATGAAAAAGAATTGCGATCGAGAGGAGTCGATATTTACCACATCGATAGAGGCGGCGACATCACCTATCACGGTCCCGGTCAGCTTGTTGGTTATCCGATAATCGATTTGAATAATTTTTATCTCGATACGCACCGTTATCTTCATGATCTTGAAGAAGTTATCATCAGAACATTAAAAGATTTCGATATCCACGGACATCGTGAAGAAAATTACACCGGTGTTTGGGTCGGAACTGATAAAATTGCTGCAATCGGTGTGAAGGTGAGCAGATGGGTTACCATGCACGGTTTTGCGCTTAATGTTAATACGAATCTTTCATATTTTGACCGCATCATACCATGTGGAATTTTCCATAAAGGGGTTACTTCGATGCAGAAGATTATTGGGAACGGTGTATCATTCGATGATGTTATTAAATCGGTATCATCGCGTTTTAGTGAGGTTTTTGGAACTCATACCGTCACCCTTAAAAAAGATGATTTTCTTGCAAATATTAATCAGATAACAAGTGAAACAATAGAATGTCTTCAATAA